From Streptomyces sp. CMB-StM0423, a single genomic window includes:
- the ku gene encoding non-homologous end joining protein Ku translates to MKSIWKGAISFGLVSIPVQLYSATEEHGVSFRQVHAADGGRIRYRRFCELEDREVQYAEITRAYETEDGELVVLTPEDLAELPLPSKKIIDVVGFEEVGFFDPIQFSRAYYVKAADAAAAKPYVLLREALKRSGRVAVVKVALRNREAPALVRVLEEEDVLVLHTMLWPDEVRSAQAVAPDEKVTVRRQELDMVDSLMDALGGYDPEEFTDEYREAVEALVASKEGIAPLPKEAAAGEERGQVIDLMSALEASVQAARDKRGGTAAPRKKAAAKKTTAKKTAGTKTTGTKTAGTKKTAAKKTGTAGKKTAAKTAGKKTAKKTTRKPGKAA, encoded by the coding sequence ATGAAATCTATATGGAAGGGTGCGATCTCCTTCGGGTTGGTCAGCATTCCGGTCCAGCTCTACTCCGCCACCGAGGAGCACGGCGTGTCCTTCCGGCAGGTGCACGCGGCGGACGGCGGCCGGATCCGCTACCGGCGGTTCTGCGAGCTGGAGGACCGCGAGGTGCAGTACGCGGAGATCACCAGGGCGTACGAGACGGAGGACGGCGAGCTCGTCGTGCTCACCCCCGAGGACCTCGCCGAGCTGCCGCTGCCCAGCAAGAAGATCATCGACGTGGTGGGCTTCGAGGAGGTCGGCTTCTTCGACCCCATCCAGTTCTCCCGCGCCTACTACGTCAAGGCCGCCGACGCCGCGGCCGCCAAGCCGTACGTCCTGCTCCGCGAGGCGCTGAAGCGCTCGGGGCGGGTGGCGGTGGTCAAGGTGGCGCTCCGCAACCGGGAGGCGCCCGCTCTCGTACGGGTGCTGGAGGAGGAGGACGTACTCGTCCTGCACACGATGCTCTGGCCCGACGAGGTGCGCTCGGCGCAGGCGGTGGCGCCGGACGAGAAGGTGACCGTGCGCCGGCAGGAGCTGGACATGGTCGACTCGCTGATGGACGCGCTGGGCGGCTACGACCCGGAGGAGTTCACGGACGAGTACCGCGAGGCGGTCGAGGCGCTGGTGGCGAGCAAGGAGGGGATCGCACCGCTGCCGAAGGAGGCGGCGGCAGGCGAGGAGCGGGGGCAGGTGATCGACCTGATGTCGGCGCTGGAGGCGAGCGTCCAGGCGGCGAGGGACAAGCGCGGCGGGACGGCGGCGCCGCGAAAGAAGGCGGCGGCGAAGAAGACGACCGCGAAGAAGACGGCGGGGACGAAGACGACGGGAACGAAGACGGCCGGGACGAAGAAGACGGCGGCGAAGAAGACCGGGACGGCGGGAAAGAAGACGGCGGCGAAGACGGCGGGGAAGAAGACGGCCAAGAAGACGACGAGGAAGCCGGGCAAGGCAGCCTGA
- a CDS encoding DUF2382 domain-containing protein, protein MQTDRNTASGGSGKAAEAAGVGRETDAAAAAGGGGQGEQSRRGQQPENARRGGAAEDQRVVAYRERLQVEPVDQRQPVGEAEVTIRVRETPQRFEVTRGHDECVVRRSDVDGKDGNLIAGDHHEFVERSVKVPLYGEDAEVVVHKVSEPYAVADIGTRRIEDTQTFETVLKTEEIVENVPAGSGSSMSVREVQEGYDLREGARRQQQEERKSTSGHAAAPETADTPGAAEDIGEGKGRGRWF, encoded by the coding sequence GTGCAGACCGACAGGAACACAGCCAGTGGCGGCAGTGGCAAGGCCGCGGAAGCCGCGGGGGTAGGGCGTGAGACCGACGCCGCCGCTGCGGCGGGCGGCGGCGGCCAGGGCGAGCAGAGCCGGCGCGGTCAGCAGCCCGAGAACGCACGGCGTGGCGGCGCGGCGGAGGACCAGCGGGTCGTCGCGTACCGCGAGCGGCTGCAGGTCGAGCCCGTCGACCAGCGGCAGCCCGTGGGCGAGGCCGAGGTCACGATCCGGGTGCGGGAGACCCCGCAGCGGTTCGAGGTCACGCGCGGCCACGACGAGTGCGTCGTACGGCGCAGCGACGTCGACGGCAAGGACGGCAACCTGATCGCCGGCGACCACCACGAGTTCGTGGAGCGCAGCGTGAAGGTACCGCTCTACGGCGAAGACGCCGAGGTCGTCGTCCACAAGGTGTCCGAGCCCTATGCCGTCGCCGACATCGGCACCCGGCGGATCGAGGACACCCAGACCTTCGAGACCGTCCTCAAGACCGAGGAGATCGTCGAGAACGTGCCGGCCGGCTCGGGCTCGTCGATGAGCGTCCGCGAGGTGCAGGAAGGCTACGACCTGCGCGAAGGCGCCCGCCGTCAGCAGCAGGAGGAGCGCAAGAGCACTTCCGGTCACGCCGCCGCGCCCGAGACCGCCGACACCCCCGGCGCCGCCGAGGACATCGGGGAGGGCAAGGGGCGCGGTCGCTGGTTCTGA
- the ligD gene encoding non-homologous end-joining DNA ligase — protein MTDLGGLPHVPPMLAVSGSLPTAAADPSWAYELKWDGIRAVAYAPGDGSLTLLTRNDNDVTARYPELAPLGEALAAAGHACVLDGEIVALGADGRPSFGALQRRMNLTRGAVIARLATEVPVDYMVFDVPYLDGESTLRLPYRERRALLTDLRLEGPHWRTPPHWEGHGAEAWEMTRRYGLEGLLAKRLASPYLPGRRSDLWLKIKNVRTQEVVVGGWTEGAGSRSDAVGGLLMGVWTEDGGLAYAGTVGSGCSRHALEVLRERLAGLARDTSPFAGPVADRHVRAGGAVHWVEPELVGEVAYGEWTATGVLRHPVWRGLRPDKSPEEARREA, from the coding sequence ATGACCGACCTCGGCGGGCTGCCGCACGTCCCGCCCATGCTGGCGGTCTCCGGCAGCCTGCCGACGGCCGCCGCGGACCCCTCGTGGGCGTACGAGCTGAAGTGGGACGGCATCCGCGCCGTCGCGTACGCCCCGGGCGACGGCTCGCTGACGCTGCTCACCCGCAACGACAACGACGTCACCGCCCGCTACCCCGAGCTGGCCCCGCTCGGCGAGGCCCTCGCCGCCGCCGGGCACGCCTGTGTGCTCGACGGCGAGATCGTCGCACTGGGCGCCGACGGCCGCCCCTCCTTCGGCGCGCTCCAGCGCCGCATGAATCTCACCCGCGGCGCCGTGATCGCCCGCCTCGCCACCGAGGTGCCGGTCGACTACATGGTGTTCGACGTGCCGTACCTCGACGGCGAGTCCACCCTGCGCCTCCCGTACCGCGAGCGCCGCGCGCTGCTCACGGACCTGCGCCTCGAAGGACCGCACTGGCGCACGCCCCCGCACTGGGAGGGCCACGGCGCCGAGGCGTGGGAGATGACCAGGCGGTACGGGCTGGAGGGGCTGCTCGCGAAGCGGCTGGCGTCGCCGTATCTGCCGGGGCGGCGCAGCGACCTCTGGCTGAAGATCAAGAACGTCCGCACCCAGGAGGTCGTCGTCGGCGGCTGGACGGAGGGTGCGGGCAGCAGGTCGGACGCGGTGGGCGGGCTGCTGATGGGCGTGTGGACGGAGGACGGCGGGCTGGCCTACGCGGGCACGGTGGGCAGCGGCTGCTCCCGGCACGCGCTGGAGGTGCTGCGGGAGCGGCTGGCGGGCCTGGCCCGGGACACGAGCCCGTTCGCGGGCCCGGTGGCGGACCGGCACGTACGGGCTGGCGGCGCGGTGCACTGGGTGGAGCCGGAGCTGGTGGGGGAGGTCGCATACGGGGAGTGGACGGCTACGGGGGTGCTGCGGCACCCGGTGTGGCGGGGGCTGCGGCCGGACAAGAGCCCGGAGGAAGCACGGCGGGAGGCGTAG
- the ligD gene encoding non-homologous end-joining DNA ligase, translating to MPVTEVEGRRLKLSNLDKVLWPEYGFTKGEALHYYAQVADVLLPHVRDRAASFLRFPDGVDGERFFAKNAPAGTPEWVSVADVELTRSTLHHVLVQDLPTLLWAANLAALELHVPQWKAVDPGAEPAGPVRADERLADRIVFDLDPGAPATVVECCRAALLVREALRADGLDAWPKTSGSKGLHLYVPLAPASAEATSAYAKSLARRLEQEHPELILHRMARKLRPRKVFVDWSQNSRAKTTVAPYVLRAKARPTVSTPLTWDEVEACADPDELVFLPGDVTERIAAHGDLLAPLLGDHYDLPDMTD from the coding sequence ATGCCGGTCACCGAGGTCGAAGGACGCCGCCTGAAGCTCAGCAACCTCGACAAGGTGCTGTGGCCCGAGTACGGCTTCACCAAGGGCGAGGCGCTGCACTACTACGCCCAAGTCGCCGACGTCCTCCTGCCGCACGTGCGCGACCGGGCCGCCTCCTTCCTGCGCTTCCCGGACGGCGTGGACGGGGAGCGCTTCTTCGCCAAGAACGCCCCCGCGGGCACGCCTGAATGGGTGAGCGTCGCGGACGTGGAGCTGACCCGGAGCACCCTGCATCACGTGCTCGTCCAGGACCTGCCGACGCTGCTCTGGGCGGCGAACCTCGCCGCGCTGGAACTGCACGTGCCGCAGTGGAAGGCGGTGGATCCCGGCGCGGAGCCGGCGGGGCCGGTCAGGGCGGACGAACGGCTCGCCGACCGGATCGTCTTCGACCTCGACCCGGGCGCGCCCGCCACCGTCGTCGAGTGCTGCCGTGCGGCGCTGCTCGTGCGCGAGGCGCTGCGTGCCGACGGGCTCGACGCCTGGCCGAAGACCTCCGGCTCCAAGGGCCTGCACCTGTACGTGCCCCTCGCCCCCGCCTCCGCCGAGGCCACCAGCGCGTACGCGAAGTCCCTGGCCCGGCGGCTGGAGCAGGAGCACCCGGAGCTGATCCTGCACCGGATGGCGCGGAAGCTGCGCCCGCGGAAGGTCTTCGTCGACTGGAGCCAGAACTCGCGGGCGAAGACCACCGTCGCCCCGTACGTGCTGCGCGCCAAGGCCCGGCCGACCGTGTCCACCCCGCTGACCTGGGACGAAGTGGAGGCGTGCGCGGATCCCGACGAGCTGGTCTTCCTCCCCGGTGACGTGACGGAGCGTATCGCCGCGCACGGCGACCTGCTGGCGCCGCTGCTCGGCGATCACTACGACCTGCCGGATATGACTGATTAG